In Propionicimonas paludicola, a single window of DNA contains:
- a CDS encoding Dps family protein — translation MATKTKSTERPSGLSAEDAATVIEILQERLNAYNDLHLTLKHVHWNVVGPSFIGVHEMIDPEVDRVRLSADAVAERIATLGGSPRGTVGAITKTRDWADYPLGRALVPDHLAAIDREYDRVIADNRAAMDALEDADLVTQDLLIGQTGALEKFQWFVRAHLETAAK, via the coding sequence ATGGCAACGAAGACGAAGAGCACTGAGCGTCCGTCCGGTCTGAGCGCCGAGGACGCAGCCACCGTGATCGAGATCCTGCAGGAACGGCTCAACGCCTACAACGATCTGCATCTGACCTTGAAGCACGTGCATTGGAATGTTGTCGGCCCGAGCTTCATCGGAGTGCACGAGATGATCGATCCCGAGGTCGATCGGGTCCGGCTCAGCGCGGACGCCGTGGCTGAGCGGATCGCCACCCTGGGCGGCTCGCCGCGCGGAACCGTCGGTGCCATCACCAAGACCCGTGATTGGGCCGACTACCCGCTGGGCCGCGCGCTGGTTCCCGACCATCTGGCCGCGATCGACCGCGAGTACGATCGGGTCATCGCCGACAACCGGGCAGCGATGGACGCCCTGGAGGACGCCGATCTGGTCACCCAGGATCTGCTGATCGGGCAGACCGGGGCGCTGGAGAAGTTCCAGTGGTTCGTCCGGGCTCACCTGGAGACCGCGGCCAAGTAG
- a CDS encoding glycine cleavage system protein R, translating into MANLVLTVVGDDRAGLVAALATVVSAHGGNWEQSRLAELAGTFAGIVEVSVPDVRSAELIEALGELDGLLKITTHPGSEPAAPAWRSLELNVLGNDHPGIVRDVTDVLNQHRLNIEKLATRIIEAPMSGGRLFEATVVARLPQEVDPEALTADLERLASEILVDISLVD; encoded by the coding sequence CTCGTACTGACTGTCGTAGGTGACGACCGGGCCGGCCTGGTGGCGGCGCTGGCCACGGTGGTCAGCGCGCATGGGGGCAACTGGGAACAGAGCCGACTGGCCGAGCTGGCCGGTACCTTTGCCGGCATCGTCGAGGTCTCGGTTCCGGACGTCCGCAGCGCAGAGCTCATCGAGGCTCTCGGCGAGTTGGACGGCCTGCTGAAGATCACCACCCACCCCGGCTCGGAGCCGGCCGCGCCGGCCTGGCGCAGCCTGGAGCTGAACGTCCTGGGCAACGACCACCCCGGCATCGTCCGCGACGTCACCGACGTGCTCAACCAGCACCGGCTGAACATCGAGAAGCTGGCCACCCGAATCATCGAAGCCCCGATGTCGGGCGGACGGCTGTTCGAGGCCACCGTGGTGGCCCGGCTCCCGCAGGAGGTCGACCCGGAGGCGCTCACCGCCGACCTGGAGCGACTGGCCAGCGAGATCCTGGTCGACATCTCCCTGGTCGACTAG